The following proteins are co-located in the Methanobacterium formicicum DSM 3637 genome:
- a CDS encoding proteasome assembly chaperone family protein has protein sequence MNETFIKMIKAVDLNDPIFIEALPGIGHVGKLVAEHIIHELGAEKFAELYSPSFPPQVFVDEDGLIEPMKNEFYYLKSQGENERDFIFLGGNTQGLSPEGQYEICGHILDFVEKYGVKEIYTLGGLGTGQPVEKPKVFGAATNKELAQMLKEHEVTLRSADGGIIGASGLILGLGISRGMNGACLMGETPGYFIDADASKAVLTVLLEILKIEVDVAKLEERAEETRKMISKAQQMEREMAERMNIAPGEEDLRYIG, from the coding sequence ATGAATGAAACCTTCATAAAAATGATTAAAGCAGTGGATCTCAATGATCCCATATTTATTGAAGCCCTACCCGGTATAGGTCACGTGGGCAAACTGGTTGCAGAGCACATCATACACGAACTAGGGGCCGAAAAATTCGCAGAACTTTACTCACCATCATTCCCCCCACAGGTCTTTGTAGATGAAGATGGACTCATAGAGCCCATGAAAAATGAGTTTTATTACCTAAAAAGCCAGGGAGAAAATGAGAGAGATTTCATTTTCCTAGGAGGAAACACTCAGGGACTCAGTCCAGAAGGTCAATACGAAATCTGTGGACATATATTAGATTTCGTTGAAAAATATGGTGTTAAAGAAATATACACCCTTGGTGGTCTGGGAACAGGCCAACCCGTGGAAAAACCAAAGGTTTTTGGAGCAGCCACCAACAAAGAACTGGCTCAAATGCTCAAAGAACATGAAGTAACCCTAAGATCAGCTGATGGTGGAATAATAGGTGCATCTGGCCTTATTTTGGGCTTAGGAATTTCCAGGGGCATGAATGGTGCCTGTTTAATGGGTGAAACACCAGGATACTTCATTGATGCCGATGCATCCAAAGCAGTGCTCACTGTTCTACTTGAAATACTTAAAATCGAAGTAGATGTGGCGAAACTGGAAGAACGGGCTGAAGAAACCCGCAAGATGATCAGTAAAGCTCAGCAGATGGAACGGGAAATGGCTGAACGGATGAACATCGCACCGGGAGAAGAAGACCTGCGATACATAGGTTAA
- a CDS encoding RNA-protein complex protein Nop10, translating into MKMKMMRCSSCKEYTLKDHCPHCGGKIEVIYPPRYSPEDKYGKYRRILKKQLSESP; encoded by the coding sequence ATGAAGATGAAAATGATGCGGTGCAGTTCCTGCAAGGAATACACCCTTAAAGACCACTGCCCGCACTGTGGAGGAAAAATTGAAGTAATATATCCTCCACGCTATTCTCCTGAGGATAAATACGGTAAATACCGAAGAATACTCAAGAAACAACTCAGTGAATCTCCTTAA
- a CDS encoding translation initiation factor IF-2 subunit alpha — MVRMKHKWPQEGDLIVATVHKVLNYGAFAKLEEYPGEEAFIHISEVSAGWVKNIRDHVRENQKIVARVLRVNPKKGHVDVSMKRIREDQRTRKIQQWKIEQKAEKLLEFAAKSIDKDLDAAYDEVGYAMMEEFGDLYGAFEISAEEGADSLIERGMDEIWANAITKVAQKNISPPEVQITGYVDLTSYAPDGVNIIRNALTSINKDNIAVQCVGAPRYRLLVKSSDYITAETLLKAAADEAIATVLEAGGTGEFHRELE; from the coding sequence ATGGTAAGAATGAAGCATAAGTGGCCACAAGAAGGCGATTTAATCGTGGCCACCGTGCATAAGGTCCTTAATTATGGCGCATTTGCCAAACTGGAAGAATACCCTGGAGAAGAAGCTTTCATACACATCTCCGAGGTATCTGCTGGATGGGTTAAGAACATTCGGGACCACGTACGGGAAAATCAGAAGATTGTTGCCCGAGTACTCCGTGTTAACCCTAAAAAGGGCCATGTTGATGTTTCCATGAAACGGATCAGGGAAGATCAAAGAACCCGTAAGATCCAACAGTGGAAAATCGAACAAAAAGCAGAGAAACTCCTGGAATTTGCAGCAAAAAGTATAGACAAGGATCTGGACGCAGCTTACGATGAAGTAGGCTACGCCATGATGGAAGAATTTGGAGATCTCTACGGTGCATTTGAAATATCTGCTGAAGAAGGAGCAGATTCCCTCATAGAAAGAGGAATGGATGAAATATGGGCTAATGCCATAACTAAAGTAGCCCAAAAGAACATCTCTCCACCTGAAGTACAGATCACCGGATACGTTGATTTAACTTCTTACGCCCCTGATGGCGTGAATATAATACGCAACGCCCTTACGTCAATCAATAAGGATAACATAGCCGTACAATGCGTTGGTGCGCCACGTTATCGGTTGCTGGTTAAATCATCGGATTACATCACTGCCGAAACCCTTCTTAAAGCTGCAGCAGATGAAGCCATTGCAACTGTTTTAGAAGCTGGTGGCACAGGTGAGTTCCACCGGGAATTAGAATGA
- a CDS encoding 30S ribosomal protein S27e: protein MSKSKSNFLRVKCGDCGNQQVVFDHAASKVECIICGKSLVKSKGGRSEVVAQIIEVLD, encoded by the coding sequence ATGTCAAAAAGTAAAAGTAACTTTTTAAGAGTAAAATGTGGAGACTGTGGCAACCAACAAGTTGTTTTTGATCATGCTGCCTCTAAAGTGGAGTGCATCATCTGTGGTAAATCTCTGGTAAAATCTAAGGGCGGAAGATCTGAAGTTGTAGCCCAAATAATCGAAGTTCTGGACTAG
- a CDS encoding 50S ribosomal protein L44e, producing MKIPKERKTYCPNCKKHTIHTVLESKRRKASELKWGQRQFRRVTSGYRGYPRPLPSGNKPTKKLDLRYKCKECNKSHIKRSTFRAGKVEFIQQ from the coding sequence ATGAAGATTCCTAAAGAAAGGAAAACTTACTGCCCTAATTGCAAGAAACACACAATTCACACAGTATTAGAATCAAAAAGAAGAAAAGCCAGCGAATTAAAATGGGGTCAACGTCAATTCAGGCGTGTAACCAGTGGTTACCGCGGATACCCTCGACCATTACCTTCAGGTAACAAACCAACTAAAAAACTGGACTTAAGATACAAATGTAAAGAGTGCAACAAATCCCACATAAAACGCTCAACATTCCGTGCTGGAAAAGTAGAGTTCATTCAGCAGTAG
- the pcn gene encoding proliferating cell nuclear antigen (pcna): MFKAVLSDSNILKTSFDAISSIVDEVQMQADEEGLRLDALDRSHITFVHLELKKGVFDEYQCDEPMKINVDTEELMKVLKRAKAEDMVELTVDEGNLILSFEGEARRKFKIRLIDIEYEAPSPPQLEYPTEFEVPFSLLKDSIQDIGIVSDKISLHVNEEKFEASAEGEFGDAKIEYLHGEKIEESARSIFSLEKVKEMLKADKFSESAVLRLGNDMPLNLALKMASDEGELSFLLAPRIESEE, translated from the coding sequence ATGTTCAAGGCAGTTTTAAGTGATTCCAATATTTTGAAGACAAGTTTTGATGCCATATCATCCATTGTAGATGAAGTGCAGATGCAGGCTGATGAAGAAGGCTTGCGCCTGGATGCTCTTGACCGCAGTCACATTACTTTCGTCCACCTGGAGCTCAAAAAAGGAGTATTCGATGAATACCAGTGTGATGAGCCAATGAAGATCAACGTGGACACCGAAGAATTGATGAAGGTCTTAAAAAGGGCAAAGGCAGAGGACATGGTGGAGCTTACTGTGGATGAAGGTAACCTTATATTATCATTTGAAGGTGAAGCCCGCAGAAAATTCAAGATCCGTCTTATAGACATAGAATACGAGGCTCCAAGTCCTCCACAACTTGAGTATCCCACAGAGTTTGAAGTGCCTTTCAGTCTTCTTAAAGACTCTATTCAGGACATTGGCATAGTTTCTGATAAGATATCTCTTCATGTGAATGAGGAAAAATTCGAAGCCTCGGCAGAGGGAGAGTTTGGGGATGCTAAAATCGAGTACCTGCATGGAGAGAAGATAGAGGAATCTGCTAGATCAATATTTTCCCTAGAAAAAGTTAAAGAGATGTTAAAAGCTGATAAATTCTCAGAATCTGCAGTGTTAAGGCTTGGAAATGACATGCCCTTGAATCTTGCCCTTAAAATGGCTTCTGATGAGGGTGAACTGAGTTTCCTTCTAGCACCCCGGATAGAAAGTGAGGAATAA
- a CDS encoding CvpA family protein — MEEEPKKGSQNQPISEIDESQTSQVSSAQDGSNKSAEFNESKESKNEPLNSSTDKVEDKSNNRFEEGLTARIEDESISEPDDVTDNVAEDKLTDKKPKRRFRDFLTNGDMDSSKPSSFSPNTPAKGSEEKSQDNTEKDNKSSSDSHDFHLSQELMKFDFYRKFQSNKEQVVKIIGGIIGALFIIVGVLYLLGSPVRVADNVVSGERAVISAFLVLVGVLIIASIFARRILEASFLKNIHSELEVAEDQDSGELKDNKENQKVNSKENSNDKKGKQKGNIEENDKK, encoded by the coding sequence TTGGAAGAAGAACCCAAAAAGGGAAGTCAAAATCAGCCAATCTCTGAAATTGATGAATCTCAAACATCTCAAGTATCCTCTGCACAGGATGGATCGAATAAATCCGCTGAATTTAATGAATCCAAAGAATCTAAAAACGAACCTCTAAATAGTTCAACTGATAAGGTTGAAGATAAATCAAATAATAGGTTTGAAGAGGGTTTAACCGCTAGGATTGAAGATGAATCAATTAGTGAGCCTGATGATGTAACTGATAATGTTGCTGAGGATAAATTAACGGATAAAAAACCCAAAAGGCGTTTCAGAGATTTTTTGACTAATGGGGATATGGATTCATCTAAACCCTCTTCATTCTCACCTAATACTCCGGCTAAAGGTTCTGAAGAAAAATCTCAGGATAATACGGAAAAAGATAATAAAAGTTCATCTGATTCACACGATTTTCATTTAAGTCAGGAACTCATGAAATTTGACTTTTACAGGAAGTTCCAATCCAATAAGGAACAGGTTGTAAAAATCATTGGGGGAATAATTGGAGCACTTTTTATCATCGTGGGAGTATTATATCTATTGGGCTCCCCAGTAAGGGTTGCGGATAATGTAGTATCCGGTGAAAGAGCAGTGATTTCTGCTTTTTTAGTATTGGTGGGGGTGCTGATAATTGCAAGTATTTTTGCCCGCAGAATTTTAGAAGCAAGTTTTCTAAAAAACATACACAGTGAACTGGAAGTAGCTGAAGACCAGGATTCTGGGGAGTTGAAGGATAATAAAGAAAATCAGAAAGTTAATTCTAAGGAAAACTCCAATGATAAGAAAGGAAAACAAAAGGGTAATATAGAGGAGAATGATAAAAAGTAA
- a CDS encoding transcription factor S: protein MEFCPKCGTVLFPKGDRFECSCGYQKKITKESLSEYEVSEKVAPKENVIVTGDDVKTLPTTKAVCPKCGNRLAFWWLQQTRRADESETRFLRCTKCGQTWREYD from the coding sequence ATGGAATTTTGCCCTAAATGCGGAACAGTACTGTTCCCTAAAGGTGACCGTTTCGAATGTTCATGCGGTTACCAAAAGAAGATAACCAAGGAATCCCTAAGCGAATATGAGGTTTCTGAGAAAGTAGCCCCTAAAGAGAATGTAATTGTAACAGGTGATGATGTTAAAACTCTACCCACAACCAAGGCAGTATGTCCTAAGTGTGGCAATAGACTGGCATTCTGGTGGTTACAACAGACTAGAAGGGCTGATGAATCTGAAACCAGATTTTTAAGATGCACTAAATGTGGACAAACCTGGAGAGAGTACGATTAA
- a CDS encoding NUDIX hydrolase codes for MTVDAVITTFDGKIIFIRRKNPPYKGAWAFPGGFVEYGETVEEAVVREVNEETGAIIEIQELLGVYSDPKRDPRGHMITVCFLANLNGGELMADTDAAEVSCFTAGEAMMMNLAFDHHKILEDALKKYPNLEKK; via the coding sequence TTGACTGTTGATGCAGTAATAACAACTTTTGATGGGAAAATAATATTCATAAGGCGTAAAAACCCTCCTTATAAAGGTGCATGGGCATTTCCCGGCGGATTTGTCGAATATGGGGAAACCGTTGAAGAGGCGGTTGTAAGGGAAGTTAATGAGGAAACAGGGGCAATTATTGAAATTCAAGAGTTATTGGGAGTTTATTCAGATCCAAAAAGAGATCCCCGGGGGCACATGATTACGGTGTGTTTCCTGGCGAATTTGAATGGGGGTGAACTTATGGCAGATACTGATGCTGCTGAAGTCTCCTGTTTTACAGCTGGTGAGGCAATGATGATGAATTTGGCCTTTGATCATCATAAAATCTTAGAGGATGCTTTAAAAAAATATCCCAATTTGGAAAAAAAATAA
- a CDS encoding DUF99 family protein, protein MEKLKERRRPKNQLKKQPRKPPKKQPRKSEIEECQTIKQFRNIKPEIRILGVDDAPFAPHSGEQVMLVGTLFRAGNWLDGVLRTQVTVDGTDATCSLIEMVNGSRHLEQLGVLMLDGITFGGFNVVNIQKIFQKTGVPVIVIMRKYPDMPRIKRALKNFPDWEERWNNILKAGDIYKVDNINQEPVYMQFCGISEEDAREIVKISTTRSAIPEPIRVAHIIAAGITTGESKGNA, encoded by the coding sequence ATGGAAAAACTAAAGGAAAGAAGAAGGCCAAAAAACCAGCTAAAAAAGCAGCCAAGAAAACCACCAAAAAAGCAGCCAAGAAAAAGTGAAATAGAAGAGTGTCAAACCATCAAGCAGTTCAGAAACATTAAACCAGAGATTAGAATCCTGGGAGTGGATGATGCTCCGTTTGCCCCTCACAGTGGGGAACAGGTCATGCTTGTTGGAACTCTTTTTAGAGCAGGAAATTGGTTGGATGGAGTGCTCCGCACACAGGTAACAGTGGATGGCACTGATGCAACCTGCTCTTTGATTGAGATGGTTAATGGCTCCCGACACCTGGAACAGCTGGGGGTTCTGATGCTAGATGGCATTACATTTGGTGGCTTTAATGTGGTTAACATCCAGAAGATCTTTCAGAAAACTGGAGTGCCGGTTATAGTTATCATGCGCAAGTATCCAGATATGCCACGCATCAAAAGGGCTTTAAAAAATTTTCCGGACTGGGAAGAAAGGTGGAATAATATCCTTAAAGCAGGGGATATTTATAAAGTTGATAATATCAACCAGGAGCCAGTATACATGCAGTTCTGTGGCATCAGTGAAGAAGATGCCCGTGAGATTGTGAAAATTTCCACAACCCGCAGTGCGATACCAGAACCAATCAGGGTAGCACATATCATAGCTGCTGGTATAACCACTGGAGAATCTAAAGGAAATGCTTGA
- a CDS encoding DNA-directed RNA polymerase subunit L gives MKIITDKKNELEIEITGETHTLCNALRKTLMEDKGVEAAAYVIEHPIIGEPKLYLRGKNPKKSLKVAAETLQSRCDEFKELLESDGDGKTKGKKKAKKPAKKAAKKTTKKAAKKK, from the coding sequence ATGAAGATTATAACTGATAAGAAAAATGAATTAGAAATAGAAATCACAGGAGAAACCCACACGCTCTGCAATGCTCTGCGAAAGACCCTTATGGAAGATAAGGGTGTGGAAGCTGCTGCATACGTGATTGAACATCCCATTATTGGGGAACCAAAACTCTATTTAAGGGGTAAAAATCCTAAAAAATCCCTTAAAGTTGCAGCTGAAACTCTACAATCTCGATGTGATGAATTTAAAGAGCTTCTTGAATCTGATGGTGATGGAAAAACTAAAGGAAAGAAGAAGGCCAAAAAACCAGCTAAAAAAGCAGCCAAGAAAACCACCAAAAAAGCAGCCAAGAAAAAGTGA
- a CDS encoding exosome complex RNA-binding protein Csl4, with amino-acid sequence MKAKNGDFVLPGDALGVTEEFLPSEWTYDDHGEIRSLVAGTVTIDQKNKKISIIPKTKSPAILKKGDVVLGQIRDVRGQRALVDVEGIKNSKRSLPITFLGAIHISQARKGYVDKLTDDFHIGDLIQARVTKVMGVDNADLTTAETELGVLKAMCTNCRHFMKQIGKKEVKCPNCGRKETRNISSDYEG; translated from the coding sequence ATGAAAGCAAAAAACGGAGATTTCGTTCTTCCGGGTGACGCATTAGGAGTCACTGAGGAGTTTCTTCCGTCAGAATGGACCTATGATGACCATGGTGAAATCAGGTCCCTGGTGGCGGGAACAGTAACCATAGACCAGAAAAACAAAAAAATATCCATAATTCCCAAAACAAAATCCCCTGCAATCTTAAAAAAGGGAGACGTAGTTTTAGGGCAAATACGAGATGTTCGGGGACAAAGAGCATTAGTTGATGTAGAAGGAATCAAGAACAGTAAAAGAAGTCTTCCGATCACGTTTTTAGGAGCTATACATATTTCTCAGGCGAGAAAGGGATATGTAGATAAATTAACTGATGATTTCCATATTGGGGATCTTATACAAGCCCGGGTCACCAAGGTGATGGGAGTGGACAACGCTGATCTAACCACTGCTGAAACTGAACTGGGCGTTTTGAAGGCTATGTGTACTAACTGCCGACATTTCATGAAACAAATAGGCAAAAAAGAAGTTAAATGCCCTAACTGTGGCAGAAAAGAGACCAGAAACATCTCTTCAGATTACGAGGGATAA